One genomic window of Magnolia sinica isolate HGM2019 chromosome 3, MsV1, whole genome shotgun sequence includes the following:
- the LOC131239129 gene encoding protein PAF1 homolog, giving the protein MEEQVLDLFEIYWFYHNTPPEPPSPPPPPPSTEPPSPPLPPSIEPPSPPPPPPPPPSTEPLSPPPPPANPSPLESDSHIEKAAISRLQSLHRRSHSDQSLSFSPNSVLAMPKLDTILSEKEAVEITERIPDQEPKRPSKKTVQRQGKKKMSKSLSDLEFQELKGLLDLGFTFSEADMDTRLISIVPGLQRLGKKEREEEPAHETAVSRPYLSEAWMVDRKEENPLANWRISAVGDQTDMKDQLKSWAHAVASTVR; this is encoded by the coding sequence ATGGAAGAGCAAGTTCTAGACCTCTTCGAAATCTACTGGTTTTACCATAATACCCCTCCAGAACCaccctctcctcctcctcctcctccttctacAGAACCACcctctcctcctcttcctccttcTATAGAACCaccctctcctcctcctcctcctcctcctcctccttctacAGAACCactctctcctcctcctcctccagcTAATCCAAGTCCTCTAGAATCTGATTCCCACATCGAAAAAGCCGCCATCTCTCGCCTTCAAAGCCTCCACCGTAGATCTCACAGTGACCAATCCCTCTCATTCTCCCCAAATTCCGTCCTCGCAATGCCCAAGCTTGATACAATCCTCTCCGAAAAAGAAGCTGTAGAAATTACAGAGAGAATCCCAGATCAAGAACCCAAAAGGCCATCGAAGAAGACGGTGCAGCGccaaggaaagaagaagatgagcaAGAGCTTGTCCGATCTAGAATTCCAAGAATTGAAGGGActtttggatttgggttttacgTTTTCAGAAGCCGATATGGATacgaggctgatttcgatcgTCCCAGGCCTGCAGAGAttgggaaagaaagaaagggaggaagagCCTGCGCATGAAACTGCTGTTTCTAGGCCTTATCTTTCGGAAGCATGGATGGTTGATCGAAAGGAAGAGAACCCACTAGCGAATTGGAGAATCTCAGCCGTTGGTGATCAGACCGACATGAAAGATCAACTGAAGTCTTGGGCACATGCCGTTGCATCGACGGTTAGATGA